In Pelodiscus sinensis isolate JC-2024 chromosome 2, ASM4963464v1, whole genome shotgun sequence, the following proteins share a genomic window:
- the MSC gene encoding musculin, with amino-acid sequence MSTGSASDAEERPGMELRGLSLGYPPSAAAAAARQPRRPPCPAADQSSAAEEEDEEEEEEDGEGRCAPAGAAGGCKRKRARAGGKKPALLARGVPGECKQSQRNAANARERARMRVLSKAFSRLKTSLPWVPPDTKLSKLDTLRLASSYIAHLRQLLQEDRYENGYVHPVNLTWPFVVSGRPESDTKDISTANRLCGTTA; translated from the exons ATGTCCACCGGCTCGGCCAGCGACGCGGAGGAGCGGCCGGGCATGGAGCTGCGCGGGCTGTCGCTGGGCTACCCGCCgtccgccgccgctgctgctgcgcGCCAGCCCCgccgcccgccctgccccgcggcGGACCAGTCCTCGGcggcggaggaggaggacgaggaggaggaggaggaggacggcgaGGGGCGCTGCGCGCCGGCGGGAGCGGCCGGCGGCTGCAAGAGGAAGCGGGCCCGGGCGGGCGGCAAGAAGCCGGCGCTGCTGGCCCGGGGCGTGCCGGGCGAGTGCAAGCAGTCGCAGCGCAACGCGGCCAACGCCCGCGAGCGGGCCCGCATGCGGGTGCTGAGCAAGGCGTTCTCCCGCCTCAAGACCAGCCTGCCCTGGGTGCCGCCCGACACCAAGCTCTCCAAGCTGGACACGCTGCGCCTGGCCTCCAGCTACATCGCCCACCTccggcagctgctgcaggaggatCGCTACGAGAACGGCTACGTGCACCCTGTCAACCTG aCTTGGCCATTCGTGGTTTCAGGAAGACCAGAATCTGACACCAAAGATATTTCAACAGCCAACAGATTATGTGGAACTACAGCTTAG